A region of the Bacteroidales bacterium genome:
CGTCTTTGTCAACACCGTAATCTACAGTTACAGACCTGTTTCTACCAACAACACTCATTCTAGTAATACCTTGCTGAGGATACGCACATGTGTTGTATTTGATAACCTTTTGATTTTCAAAAATTTCTGTTTTAAATACTTTAGTTCCTTCAGTTAATAAAGATGTTCCATAAATTGCAAAAGCATCATCACTGTGATCATTTAAAGTGTTAAATCCATTGTACCAAACAAATGTTCTTTGAATTTTATAGACACTATTGTTTCCATCCATATTTAAATTAAGTGTTCCATCAACTAAAAGGGTAGGTTGGTCGCCCCCATTATATGTAATATCAAACGCTCCATTAATGGTCACATTGTCTATAGTGAATTGTGCTATTACCACATTACCAGTAACATTTTCACTATCGTATGTGGGGAGTTGTTGATTCCAGTTAATTGTAATTGATCCTCCACTTTCCATGTATCTAATTACTACGATAAAGGTTTGTGGGTCATAAGTTACATGGGGATCTTCTAATTTGGAGTTTTTTGTCCAATCTTCTGAGATACCATAAGTTGCAATAGCTCCCAACGCTTCACCTGTTGCGTTCTCAGCTTGTGAATTTTGAATAGCTGAATTTTTAAGTTCTTCTGCATCTTCAGGTTTTACTATTGCAGGTTCGAGAGTTTCAGTGCAAGAGATGAATGTAACGCTTGCAAATAGTACAATGGCTAATGTTGCCAATAATGATTTTGTTGTTTTCATAGTCTCTAATTTTTAGTTGTTTATTATAAACAAATTATTACAATTTTTTGTTCTATTTTATTATTATGCCATACCTGATGATGAACCAAAATTCATAGGGAAGTTTTGTGGATTTCCGTCAGGTATTTTTATATTTCCGTTAATTGCTTCGTATTTTGAAATATTATCCTGTAAAGCTAGTAAAAGTCTTTTCGCATGTTCGGGAGTTAGTATAATTCTTGATTTTACAGGTGCTTTTGGAATACCAGGCATTACTCTGATAAAATCTATTACAAATTCCGCAGGTGAATGACTTATAATTGCCAAGTTTGAGTATGTCCCTTGTGCAACATCGTCGTTCAATTGAATATTTAATTGACTTTGTTTTTCGTTTTCTTTCATAAATTGATATTTATCTGCTTGGACTTGACACCAGTTCAAAATGCAAATTTAAAAAAAAATGGTCAGATAGATAAAAAATCTGACCATTTTAACATATCATTAATTATTTTGTTGAACTTTTGTTCTAGAACGTTCTTTTTTTGTCGGTAATACTGACTCTAATTCGTCTTTATTCCCAACAATATATTTAGTATATTCTCTAACACCAGTACCAGCGGGTATTAAGTGTCCTACAATTACGTTTTCTTTTAGTCCGTTCAAGTAGTCAACCTTGCCATGTATTGCGGCTTCGTTCAGCACTT
Encoded here:
- a CDS encoding DUF3467 domain-containing protein, whose amino-acid sequence is MKENEKQSQLNIQLNDDVAQGTYSNLAIISHSPAEFVIDFIRVMPGIPKAPVKSRIILTPEHAKRLLLALQDNISKYEAINGNIKIPDGNPQNFPMNFGSSSGMA